Part of the Micromonospora rhizosphaerae genome is shown below.
GCCCGGTCCGGATCAGGGTCTATTTACGGCCGACGGCGAGGGCCGTGATGAGCTGGCGGTAGGCCTCCTTCGCGGGTAGCTCGCGTTCAATCTTGATGCGCCGGCGGGTGGTGGTGACCGGGGTACGGCGTACGGGATCAAACCCCGGGTGTTCGTAGGTTTCCCACCACAGTCCGACGCCACGCCGCTGCCACGTGGGCACGTCGTCGAAGTTGATGCCGTGGCGGAGCAGCAACTCGTTCTTGTCCGTCGCACTGACTCCTTCCAGCGCGCGGCTGGCCTGCCGAGGCGACTGGCCGTCCTTTCGAAGGGTCCAGTAGCACCAGCCGTTGAGCGCGCTGCGGGTTGCATCGGACTGCCGCCACGAGAAGTAGTCGGCGACATCCTCAACACCGACTCCGACCCACAGGCGGGAGTCGAAATGAGCCGGCTGGGTGGCCGCGTGGGTGAACGCCGCGGAGGCGATGCCTGCCGAGATCGACACGAGCTTCTCCACGCTGCGGCTGAAAAGGTCGGAGGCAGGATCGAGCAGCAGCGAGATCTCGTCGCTCTCGGTGTAGGCGTAGCGGGCGCCCAATTCCGTCAGCAGCGCTTGCGCGGTGACCACCATGAGGTCGCAGAACCGGGCGTCGTACGGCTTGTCGAAACGCTGCTCGGTGAGCCGGGTGAAGCCCCGCCCGTCGACCCTGATCACAGTCCAGGCACCTGGTAGCACGCGCAACGAGTGAAAGTACTCCCGGGCCCGTTGCCGGGCCTCGAACTCCTCGGCCTTCACGACTGTCAACCCTCCATCGGCTCTACCTGGAACCCGCCCCTGCCGTCGAGCCGGACTTCGTACAGCCGGTCGAATCCATCGACCTGCCGAGGGCGTCGCAGTCGCTTGAGCGTGTCATACAGCCCAACGTCCGGCACCCGGGCTCGATCCTCACGCGCGGCGTTTCGGTCGAGCGCCGCAGACAGATCGGGCGGGAACCAGTAGCCGACCGCCGCCGCGCCATGGGCGCGGGCAGCCTCGATCAGCGGTTGCCATTCCCGAGGTGACGGATTGGTGTTGTCCACCACGACAGAACGCCCCGCGGCCAGAGCCTCATTGACCAGGCGCATCTGCCGGCGTTGCCGATGCCGCGCGTTCGGGAACGCGTCCTTGCTCACCACCACATGGCCGTCGGCCAACATGCGGCGATTGAACGTTGTCTTGCCCGACGCCTGCAGACCGATCAAGATCGCCAGTTCCAACCCATCAACCACGCTCGCCTCCGCTACCCACATCTCAGCAACGAGCAGAGCGGCCGCCAGGCGGCAGACGAACGTGACTTCCCAGCTGTCGTTGATCGGTCGCTGGGTGGCGCTCCTGCCAGCGGACGAGCTGGACCGGGTGGAGCACACTGACCATATGAGCCCTCCCGCTGCGTTCCTCGCCGAGCCGCCGCAAAGCCCGGCGGTGACTGCCGCCTACGAGGCCGATCTCTCCTCCGACGGCTACATCAACAACCTCACTCGTGTCTGGTGCTGGCGTCCTGACCTGCTGGCGTCCTTCCAGACCCTGCGTGCCGACCTCCTGGCCGAGTCAGGCCTGTCGCCACGGGAGGTGGCCGTGATGGTCGCCGCCACCGCCGCAGCCCGCAGCGACGCCTACTGTGCGCTGGCGTGGGGATCCAGGCTGGCCGAGCTCAGCGACGAGCCGACCGCCGCGAAGGTGCTGCAAGGCGTTGACGGTGGCCTGTCCGATCGGGAGGCCGCACTGGCGCGTTGGTCTCGTCAGGTCGTCCACGACCCGAATGCCACCACGCAGGCCGACGTGGACCGCTTGCGCGAGGCGGGTTTCAGTGACCAGGAGATCTTCGAGGCGACGACCTGGATCGCGTTCCGGATGGCGTTCTCCACCATCAATGACGCGCTGGGAGCGCGGCCAGATCCGCAGCTTGCTGAGATGGCGCCTCGGCTCGTCCGCGAAGCGGTCACCTACGGCCGGCCGGTCTAGGCGTACCCGACCGGCTGGCTCCACCGGCCTCGATGCACGACCTCCTCCGTAGGTCGGCGCCGGCTGCGCAGGTCGCGGGGTGGCTCGTCGCTGTAACCGATCGAGATCGCGCCGATCGGGGTGAACTGCGGCGGCACTCCGAAAGCCTCGCGGAAGGCCTCGATCCGGTCGACCGGGATTCCGAAGAAACACGCGCCCAGCTCGGCGTCGACGGCGGTCAGCAGCATCAGCAGCGACGCCATTCCCGTATCGATGTCCCAGTACGGGGCGGGCCACCACGCGTCCGACCGGTCGGTGAATCCCTTGTCCGGCTGGGCGTAGCGGTCCAGGTAGGCGTCCTTGTTCGAATGGGGCACGATCAGCAGGGGCGCCGCAACGTTCGCCGCGAACCAGTTCTCGGGCCGTTCCTCGGGGCGCACCGCGGTCCGGAACCGCGCGATGTCGGCTGGATTGTCGAGCACCAGGAAGCCCCAGCCCTGCGAGAAGCCAGCTGATGGCGCCCGCAGGCCGTTACGCACGATGCGCTCGATCACGTCGGGGGGAACCGGCCGGTCCGGGTCATAGCTGCGCACCATGCGTCGCCGCCGGACAACATCCTGAAAATCCATGGCAGCACCGTACTCACTCGGCAGGCTGGGATGGCCCCGCCCGTTGAGCTGCCAACGGGCGTTGGCGACCCTACGGGTGGCAAATTGGATTGCACGACGTGCGCGCCGATGGCCAAAGTTGGCGGCATGCGACAGGAAGACATCTGGGACCTCGATGCCGCCCAGCGCTATGACACGCCGGGCACCGGAATGTTCGCGCCCGAGGTCTTGGGGCCGACCGTGGACCGCCTCGCCGAACTTGCCGGCGACGGACGGGCGCTCGAGTTCGCCGTCGGAACCGGCCGCGTGGCCGTCCCACTTGCTGAGCGAGGTGTGGCCGTCACCGGCATCGAGCTGTCACCTCCGATGATCGACCAACTGCGAACGAAGGCGGACGAAGCCACGATCCCCGTGATCGTCGGCGACATGGCTACCGCGGTCGCCCCAGGCAAATACACGCTCGTCTACCTCGTCTACAACACGATCTCCAACCTGCTCACCCAAGCCGAGCAGGTCGCGTGCTTCCGCAATGCCGCCCGCCACCTCACCCCCGGCGGCCGGTTCGTGATCGAGCTCTGGGTACCCGAGCTGCGCAAGCTCCCCCCGGGGCAGCAGGCCACGGTCTGGCACTCCGAGCCGGGCTACATCGGCTTGGACACCTACGACGTTCTGCGTCAGCACGTCGTATCGCACCACTTCATGTTCGATGAGAGCAGACAGGCTCGGCTGACCCGCAGCCCGCACCGCTACATCTGGCCGGCCGAGCTCGACCTCATGGCGCAACCGGCCGGGTTCGAGCTGGAGACCAGGCATGCGGACTGGGCCGGAGCCGAATTCACCGCCGAGTCCCGGTCCCACGTGTCCGTCTACCGCATCCCGCGGGCCCACTAGCTTCGGCCGAGTGGCCGAGGTACCACGTCCCCCCGCCTCGTCTGCCACCATGGGCTCGTGGACGAGCAGATCACGCCGATCCTTCGCACCGACAACGCCGAAGCTGCCGTGGCCTGGTACGGGCGGCTGGGCTTTACCAAAGACTGGGAGCACCGCTTCGAGCCGGACCTTCCGCTGTTCGTGTCGATCTCGCGGGGGCCCATGCGGATCTTCCTGTCCGAGCACAAGGGCGACGCCCGCCCCGACACGCTGCTCTACCTGAGCGTCCATGACATCGACGCGGTGGCCGCGGAGTTCGGCCTGAGCGTGCAACAGGCCCCCTGGGGACCCGAGATCGAGGTACGCGATCCCGACGGCAACCGGCTACGGCTCGGAGCGACACAGAGCTGAACGGCTCGGCACGGCAGGTGACGTACCGCGGCTGGGTGGCCTGCTGCCTCGTATGGCCAGCTCCGCAGCCTCCCGCAAGGGCTGGGCCTTCATCGACTTCCCCATCGACCGCGGCCTCGCCTTCCTCACCACCGTCGCGAGGTCAGGGCCCCGTGACTCGTTCTTTCCTACGACATCGGTGAGATTCTCCGCCGGCTCAACGAGCACGAGGCCGGACGCATCGTCGCGCCGGCGGCCTCAGACCCGGTACGACAAGCTCGCCGTGCGCTACCAGGCCACACTGCACATCACCGCGATCGACGAATGGCTCTGACCCGCCTACGAACACAGCCTCATGCGCCGTGCTCCCGCTATTCGGGGTCCGGGCGGCGCAGCGTCAGCGACTGGAACCGGTGGCCGCGGTCGGTATCGACGGGGTGGAAGTCCACGACGTCGAACCATGCGGTGGCGAAGCCGAGTAACTGCTCGTCGGTGCGCCACGAGAAGAAGCGCGGCGGCACGTGCTCGTCGTCGTCGATGGGGCCTTCGGCGCTCTCGTTACCGCCGTACACGCCGACGAAGAAGAGCCCGCCGGGGCACAGGACCGCCCGGATCGCCGCCAGGACCGCGGGCAGGTCGTGGTTGGGCACGTGCAGCAGGCAGTTCATCGCGAACACCGCGTCGAACGAGCTGGCCGGGAAGTTCAGTTGCAGGAAGTCCATGACGTGGGCCTCGATGCCCTTGGCCCGGCAGTGATCGACCATCACCGGCGAGAGGTCAGCCGCGACGACGGCGAAGCCCTCCTGCTGGAAGTAGGCGCTGTCCTGCCCGGTGCCAGCGCCGATCTCCAGCAGCCGCGCGCCCGGCGCCAGCCGGTCACGGAACGCCTGCCGTTCCGCCAGCTTCCACGGCTCCTTGACGAGCCCGTCACGCCAGGCCGCGCGCGCGTCGTACGCCTCACGCAGCGAGCCGAGCACCTCGTCGTATCGAAGCCCTCGCGCCTGAACGTTAGCTCCCTGCAGTAGAGCCGATGATCATCGTGCCCACAAAGCCGCACCAGACGAGGACGAACAGCCCGTAGATGGCGGTGAAGATCCAGCCGACCACGAGACCGGCCGTGGCAAGCTCAACCCCGCGTTCGCCTGTCTGGGCGATCTGTTTCTTGGCCTTGTTGCCGAAATAGATGCCCAACGGCGGGAACACCATCGCGCCAAAGACCAGCGCAAGGATCGCGTACATGTTGACCGGCGGCGAGTACGCAAAGGGCGGATACGGCGGGTAGCCCGGCGGCGGGCCTGGCACCGGTGGGGGTTGCTGAGTCGGCGGCTGGTCGGTCATGTTGCCCTCCGGAGGGGTGGCGGCTACCTCCACAGTGTGAAGGAGCCCGCAAGCGCGCCCCAGGAAACACTTTCACCCCGTGGCGCTGGCAGCCCCAGGGCATCCACAACGGCGGGCGCGCGGACAGCGCAGATGTGTGCGTCGCGATCCGCCACGTGGATGGCTCTCCGGGCCTGGCGATAGGCCTTGAAGCTGTCTAGTGCCGCATCAGGCAACGTTTGCCCTGTTTTGGTGTGACGGGTTCGCCGTGAGCCGACAGCGTTCACGGCGTCTCGGCTGAGGTGTAGCGGAACGGCTGGTGTTCTGCGCCGGAAATTCGCCTTATAAGTAGGTGTTGGGTGGTGGGATGCCGAGGACCGGGCGTCCCACCCCGCCGCTGGTGTTGTCCGACGAGGAACGCGCGACGTTGTAGGTGGCGCGGCGCCTGCGGCGTGATTCCCGCTCGGGGGCCTTGTGGCTGCCGCCGCGTTCGGCCCGCTGCCGGCCCGGGTGCGGCATCAGGTTGAGCGGCCCGAACTCGTCCATGCAGAAGACCACTCCCGGCTCGCCTTCCTCGGGTATGACCTCGCCGTCGGCGATCGCGTAGAGGTGCTCGACACGGGCCTTCTTGGGCGCGTAGTCGGGGTCACGGGAGGTCTTCCAGATCTGCAGGCGTTGAAAGGAGACGCCCTCCTCGCGGAGCAGGATGCGCAAGCCCTCGTGGCTGATGTCGTCGACCGCCCCCTCGGCAATCAGGAAATCCGCCAGCTTGGTCAGGCTTCAGGTAGAGAACGGCAGGTCGTGGTCGGTCGGCTTCGACTTGGCGATCTTCTTGATCTCGCGGCGCTCGGGCAGTGTGAAGGTCATTGGCCGGCCGCCCTTGTACTTCGGGTACAGGCCAGGCGTCACCCGCAACGCGCTGCGCGCCGTGCGGTGCACCCGCGGCGCGCACGGATCGCGACGACGAGGCATGAACCGAAGCCAACACCACCCGTACGACAGGTTTCACAGCTGCGGCCGACCCGGCAAACGTTAGTGGACACCGCACTGGCGTCCTGTTCGTACGATGGCCGCATAGGTGTGGGAGGTCGTCGTGTCTGTCGAGAACCGGGCGAAAAAGCCGTGGCTTCCGCCGCGCTGGTTCATCCGTCTGGCCTGGTCGGTGCACCGGGGCCTGTACCGGGTCTTTCGTGGCCGGGTCGGACTGTGGCGGCCACGCGCCGGCGGCTGGGGCACCCTACGGCTGACCGCTACCGGGCGCCGCACCGGCCAGCAGCGCAGCGTCATCATCGGGTACGTCGAGGATGGGCCGAACCTGGTCTCGCTGGCGATGAACGGGTGGGGTGAGGGTGAGCCCGCCTGGTGGCTCAACCTGCAGACGCATCCGGACGCGACCGTCGATCTGGTCGACGGGCAGCGGCTGGTACGTGGTCACGCCGCAACAGGTGACGAGCGGTTGCGGCTGTGGGCCCGCTGGCGCGAGATCGACACGAACCTCGACGCCTACGCGGCGCTGCGGTCGTCCGAGACCGCAGTGGTGGTCCTGGAGCCCAGACCCGGCGCGTCGGACACGTTGCAGGGAAGCTGAACGGCCGACGACCCACCGTCGTCACAGTGGGAGCCCGCTCCGATCACCGCTCGCGTCGGTCGTGGTCGGCTGGCACGAGTGGCGGGCAGTGACGGTGCCGCGAGTTGCTGCCGATGGCGCGCCCAGGACCGTACGCGCGTGCGCGATGAGCGGATGAACGCGCGTTTGCCGACCTAACCCGGCTATCCACCGACCCCCTGGTCTGGTAGATAGTGACCATGGCGAAACGGTCTGGCGGATTCGGTAGAGTTCTCACGCGGGGTTTTCTGCGTACGGCCGTGTGGCTGTACCGGCGCAGCGGCGGGAAGCTCGGCGGCAAGATGTTCGGCGCACCGGTGCTGTTGCTGACCACGACCGGGCGCAAGTCGGGGCGGTCGTGGACGGTTCCGTTGATGTACCAGACCGACGGCGACCACTGGGTGATCATCGCGTCCAACGGCGGCAGCGCCAGGCACCCCGCCTGGTGGCTCAATCTGCGCTCGCAGCCGGACGCCTCCGTACAGATCGGCCGGCAGACGTACCCGGTCAGCGCCCTCGAGACCGCTGGCGAGGACCGCGAGCGCCTGTGGCAGCAGATGGCCGACATGTACAAGGGCTACGACGGGTACGCGCGGAAGACCACCCGCCGGATTCCCGTGGTTGTACTGCAAAGGCGCTAAGGCATGCTGCCCGACGGTTTGCACGCCGGCACTGCGGTAGATGCGTGCGTTCGCCGTCGCAATCGCGAAGGTGCCCCTATTTAGACCACGCCGGATAGGTACTCCGCACGTCGCTGCGGTTCGAACTTCTCGATCGCGTACCGCAGCATGACCCGTGGCATGGCCCGGTGATGTCGGGCCAGGAAGTCCTCCTCCGCCGCCCGGTCGCGGTTGCCCACCTCGCGCAGCATCCAGCCCACCGCCTTGTGCACGAGGTCGTGTGGGTCGCGCAGGAGCCGTTCACTGAGCCGCAAGGTCCAATGGAAGTCTCCGGCTTTGATGAACGCGAGCGTCGCCATGATGGCGATCCGCCGGTCCCACACCAACGTCGACTCGACCAACCGATCCAGTACGCTGCGGTCCTTGTCGATCAGCCACGGACCGACGATGTACGGCGCCGATGAGTCCACGAGGTCCCAGTTGTTGATTCGGCCGGTGCTGGCCAGGATGAGGCTGAAGATCCGGCCCCGTTCCTCCTCGTCCCCCTTGGTGAACTTTCGCACCAGGATGAAAAGCGATGTCAGCCGCTCCTCATGCACGCTGCTGGTCAGCAGCTTTGCCGTTTCGGTCAGCGAGAGATCGCGCCAGTACCGGCCGGCCACCCTGCGCTGTTCCGGCACGGAAACGCCGATGGCCCGGTCGCCCTCGCCGTACCCGCCTGGAATCATCTGCAGAAACCGGCTCGCTTGCTCCGCTCGACGCGGGTCGGCCAGGCTGGCGAGTTCGTGACGGACGTCGGCGGTCGTGGCCATGACTGTGCAATCTACCGCGACCGCCGGTAGCGACTGCCAAAAAGGGTGGAGGCCGTCTTGCCCGCGGCCGGCCGCGGACTCCATGGTCCGGCCCTTCTCGCTTCTCGGCGAACATCGCGTTGCAGCCCCGCCTTGCGGGTGGTGGCAACCGGCCTTGGTGGCGCGGGCCGGACGCTGTGCCCTGCTGGCCTACCGCAGCCACCGCAGTGCGGCGTCCACGGTGTCCTCGGGGCTGCTATTGAAGGCGATGGCCGCGTCGGGAGCATGCTGCCGGACAAGGTTGACCAGCTTCTCGAAGAACTCGAGCAACGGCTCGTGCTTGCGGATTCCGCCTCCAACCACCACGCAGGCGTAGTCCTTTCGGGTTAGCGCCTCGACGATCGCTCCTTCGGCGTTCTCGTCGGGTGCTACCAAGCACAAGTCGGCCTCGATACCATGATCGCCGAAGCGGGCGTGGCCACGTGTTATCGCCGCCACGACCGGCTCAGGATCCCAGCCCGGGATCCTGACGGGATCGAGACCGACCACCAACACTCGCCTCAGTGCCATGCATCCTCCCACTCCGGCACATCCTCCAGGAACGCCAGATACCGGCCAGCTACTGCATGCGGGTGACCAGACCGACCCACGGGTCGGCGAGCAGCAGGTCCAGCCGGCCGTCGCCGGTGATGTCGGCGGCCGCGAACCCGTACCTGCCGATGTCGGCGGCCGAGTACGGCTGGTAGATGATTTGGCGTCCCAGCCAGCCGTCCGGGCGTTGCAGCATCCCGCCGACACCGGGGAAACCGGTGTGCGTGGTGAACACGTCCAGCAGGTCGTCGCCGTTCATGTCGGCGAGCAGCACGCCCGAGGGGTTGTCCCGGGACGGGTACACCCGCCACGTGCCGAGGGTGCCCGCGGCATCCCGGGTCAGTATCTCCACGCGGCCGGAGGGGTTGTTCCCCCCGACGCTGACCACCAGGTCCGCGCGGCCGTCGCCGTCGACGTCGCCCGCCGCGAACGAGCCGATGAACTCCCACGGGTCCGGCGGTACGGCGTACTCGACCGGTGTCGAGAACTCCCGCGGCGCGAGCTGGGTGAGCACCGAGATCACATGATCGCGGAGGACTGCGACGTCCGGCCGGTCGTCCCCAGCGAGGTCCGCGACCACCACCTCGCCGTAGTACGGGAACAGGTTGACCGGTCCGCCGAACGCGCCGCCACCGGTGCCGTAGCGCACCATCGCGCCCGCGGCCCCGTCGACCACCAGATCACGCACGCCGTCACCGTCGAGGTCGAGCACCCGGGCGGCGGTGACCGAGGTGCCGAACGACACCGGTGTCGGGGCGGCCAACCCCTGCGGGGTCTGCCGGTAGACGTCGACGCCGTCCCCGCCGCTCATCACCAGGTCCGCTCGGCCGTCGCCGTCGACGTCGGCGATGGTCGGGGTGAGGCCGCCCCCGGTCGGCGACAAGGCGTGGTACTGCGGCGCGGCCAGGGTGTGATCGGCCTGCTGGACGAACAGGTCGAACCCGACCTGGTAGGACTGCTCCACGGTCCGATGGCTGGTGACCACCACGTCGTTCAGGCCGTCACCGGTCAGGTCCCCGCTCGCCAGGGCCATCGCCTGCCCGCCCACCGCCCGTGTCTGCGCCGGCTGCAGCGTCAGCGACCCGTACGCCGGATAGGCGGCGGAGGCGACCAGCCCCGACCCGCTGGCACCCGTCACCGGCAGCACATCGCCCTGGTACTGGGCCGAGAACGTCAGCGACTGCGTGCCCATCTGCACCACGTACTCCGCCCGGCCGTCGACGCCCAGCTCAACCTGCTGGAGCCAGGAACCGTTGAGGTAGAAGTCCACCGGGCCGGTCGGCCGGGAGCCGTCGGCGTTTCGCACCTCGGCGCTGAGCAGCACCCATTGTCCCGGTTCCGCCTTCGGCGGGTACACCGTGAAGTCCATCCTCGTCGCCGGACCCGCATGACCGGAGACGTTCAGGGAGGTCCCGGTCACCCCGTTAGACGCCACGGCACGTACCGCGTATCCGTAGTAGCTGCCGCTGACGACGTTCTCGTCGCGGTACATGATCGCCGTGGTCGAACCGATGGCCGTCCACGTCTCGTACGGTGCGACCCGCAGGACCTCGTAACGGGCGGCGCCCGGGACAGCCTCCCACCGCACGTCCATGGCTGATCCCGTGGCGTTGATGTGCACGCTGGCGGGCGCGGTAAACGCCGTCACGGCGTTGGCCTCCATCGAGTACGCCGACAGCTTCTTCCTGTATCCCGACTGGACCACATAGAAGTACCGGGTGGCCGGCGTGAGACCGGTGTCGGTGAACGACGCCGTCGGGACCTCGCCAACCACGGTGTACGGGCCGCCGGACACGGTGGCGCGCAGCACCCGGTAGTACGAGGTCGACGCGGTCGAGTTCCACGAGACCACGATGGTGTTCGGGCCGGAGGCACGCGCGCTCACGCTCGACGGTGGCACCAGGAAACCGGCCGCCGAGGCCGGTGGCGAGCACACCATGGTAAGTGTCACACATGTGATCATGGCGGCCACCAGAGCACCGGGCCGCCCGCCGAGGGAGTACTTGAACCGGGTCATCTGGCCCTCCCCGTGCCGCTATTCATCGGTTGTCTTGTTTGTACCCCCACCTCGGCCGGACCGCGAGTCCCACGCCGCGGATATCCGGCCGCGAGAGGGCGAGCCGGTTCGAGGCCGGCCGCGCGCGACTTGTTGGTCGCCGGACGGTGTTTGAGCGGTGACTTCTGGACGCACTCGAGCTGTCGGGTCACCGGCAACGCGGTCGCGACCGTCGGCTACTTGGAGACTTCCTGCAGGATCGGTGTCCGGCCAGCCTCGGTCCAGGTGCCCGGCGAGAGGCTCCCACATTGCGGCTGCGTGCCGGCAGCGGCTACAGCCGGTGCCTGACCCAGACGTTGGGCTCGACGTAGACGGCATGGTCGTGCGCCACGTCGCAGTGCACCGGCACGAGCGCGCCCGGCACATGGACCGGCCCGTTCGTGTCGAACGGCAGGCCCGTCCAGCGGCGCCAGTCGGCGAGCGTCCCGGTGATCGTCATCGACCGGGGGGCGACGCGCTCGATGCGTCCGCCCGCGCGGACGTGCACCCGCAGCCACGGGTCGACCGGCAGGCCGTCCTCGCGGACCTGGGCCGCGTACTCGGTCATCGGCAGGTCGGGGTTGGTGTGCTTGCCGCTCGGGCGGACCGGCGCGACCAGCGTGTCGTAGCCCAGCTTGGCGACGGCCTCGCGCATGGCGGTGAGCATCAGCGCGGACAGCCCGCCGCCGCGCCGGTCAGGGCGGATGCAGATCTCCAAGGCTGAGACGATGTTCGGGGTGGCGCCGGTGAGGCGGTTGATGGCGGCCCGCTGGATCACCCGGTCCCAGCCGCCGTCGGGAAGCTCCGCCTCCGTCCAGCGCAGCGGCACGGCGTACGCGCGGGCGACGGCACGACCCGGCTCGGCCGAGTCGACGGCGGCGAACACGAACTCGGGGTACAGGTCGTGGGCGACGCTGTAGTACACGGCGCCCATCGGGTCCCACAGCATGAACGGCGGCCACGCTCCGTCGAAGTCTTCGTCAAGCAGCGGGGCGAGGTCGGGGCGGTCCGCCAGGCTCACGATGTCGAGGGTCACGGCGGAAACGTAGAGCGCCGAGCCGGGAGCCGCACGTCAATTTCGCGGCCTGGTTCGACGCGGTCCCGGGGGCCTGGCCGGTACACGCTTGCGGGCGGAACGCCTGATAGACAGCGATCGTCTCCTAAGTCATGATGCCGATGGTCCCCTGACCCGGGCATCACCCCCGCTGAGGAGAACAAAATGATCTTCAGGTCGAAGGGATTACGGCGAGCAAGTTTGGCCGTGATCCCGATTGTCGCCATCGCGGGCAGCATCGCTGTCGCGACCACGTCCGTTGCGGCGTCGTCGCCAGGGAATTCGGGCGGCTACACCGATGGCCGCTATATTGTTACGTTCGCCGATGACCCGGTCGGCAGCTACGAGGGCTACAACTCCGGCTTCAAGGCCACCAAGCCCAAAGCGGGCGACAAGCTCGACCCCGATTCGTCGGCGGTGAAGGCGTGGCGCGCGCATCTGACCGGTAAGCACGACGCGGCATTGGCCAAGGTCGGCGCGACCAAGATCTACGACTACACGATCACGAACAACGGCATCGCCGCCAACCTCACCAAGGCTCAGGCAACCGCGCTCGCGAAGACCCCGGGGATCGTCGGGCTCGAGCGCGACCAGGTGTCGCACCTCGACACCACGGTCTCGCCGGAGTTCCTCGGCCTCAGCGCCGCGGGCGGCGTGTGGTCGCAGGCAGGCGGTCAGGCCAACGCCGGCGCCGGCATCGTCGTCGGCGTCATCGACAGCGGCATCTGGCCCGAGAATCCCGCCTTCGCCAACGAGAAGATCAACCCACGGCCGAAGAACTGGCACGGCGCGTGCGTCGCCGGTGAGAACTTCCAAGTGTCGCTGTGCGGCAACAAGTTGGTCGGCGCGCGGTACTACGTCGAGGGATTCGGCAAGAAGAACATCGCCAACGAGGACTTCCTGTCGCCGCGCGACGGGTCCGGCCACGGTTCGCACACCTCCTCGACGGCCGCCGGCAACGCCGGCGTCACGGTGACCATCGACGGCAAGCAGATCGGCACCGCGTCGGGCATGGCTCCGGCCGCCTCCATCGCGATGTACAAGGTGTGCTGGGAGGGCGCGCCGGGCGTGCCGGCCGGATGCTTCAACTCCGACAGCGTCGCCGCGATCAACGACGCCGTCCTCGACGGCGTCGACGTACT
Proteins encoded:
- a CDS encoding tRNA(His) guanylyltransferase Thg1 family protein — its product is MKAEEFEARQRAREYFHSLRVLPGAWTVIRVDGRGFTRLTEQRFDKPYDARFCDLMVVTAQALLTELGARYAYTESDEISLLLDPASDLFSRSVEKLVSISAGIASAAFTHAATQPAHFDSRLWVGVGVEDVADYFSWRQSDATRSALNGWCYWTLRKDGQSPRQASRALEGVSATDKNELLLRHGINFDDVPTWQRRGVGLWWETYEHPGFDPVRRTPVTTTRRRIKIERELPAKEAYRQLITALAVGRK
- a CDS encoding ATP-binding protein, yielding MVDGLELAILIGLQASGKTTFNRRMLADGHVVVSKDAFPNARHRQRRQMRLVNEALAAGRSVVVDNTNPSPREWQPLIEAARAHGAAAVGYWFPPDLSAALDRNAAREDRARVPDVGLYDTLKRLRRPRQVDGFDRLYEVRLDGRGGFQVEPMEG
- a CDS encoding carboxymuconolactone decarboxylase family protein → MTSQLSLIGRWVALLPADELDRVEHTDHMSPPAAFLAEPPQSPAVTAAYEADLSSDGYINNLTRVWCWRPDLLASFQTLRADLLAESGLSPREVAVMVAATAAARSDAYCALAWGSRLAELSDEPTAAKVLQGVDGGLSDREAALARWSRQVVHDPNATTQADVDRLREAGFSDQEIFEATTWIAFRMAFSTINDALGARPDPQLAEMAPRLVREAVTYGRPV
- a CDS encoding nitroreductase family protein, with amino-acid sequence MDFQDVVRRRRMVRSYDPDRPVPPDVIERIVRNGLRAPSAGFSQGWGFLVLDNPADIARFRTAVRPEERPENWFAANVAAPLLIVPHSNKDAYLDRYAQPDKGFTDRSDAWWPAPYWDIDTGMASLLMLLTAVDAELGACFFGIPVDRIEAFREAFGVPPQFTPIGAISIGYSDEPPRDLRSRRRPTEEVVHRGRWSQPVGYA
- a CDS encoding class I SAM-dependent DNA methyltransferase, with the protein product MAPPVELPTGVGDPTGGKLDCTTCAPMAKVGGMRQEDIWDLDAAQRYDTPGTGMFAPEVLGPTVDRLAELAGDGRALEFAVGTGRVAVPLAERGVAVTGIELSPPMIDQLRTKADEATIPVIVGDMATAVAPGKYTLVYLVYNTISNLLTQAEQVACFRNAARHLTPGGRFVIELWVPELRKLPPGQQATVWHSEPGYIGLDTYDVLRQHVVSHHFMFDESRQARLTRSPHRYIWPAELDLMAQPAGFELETRHADWAGAEFTAESRSHVSVYRIPRAH
- a CDS encoding glyoxalase superfamily protein; this translates as MDEQITPILRTDNAEAAVAWYGRLGFTKDWEHRFEPDLPLFVSISRGPMRIFLSEHKGDARPDTLLYLSVHDIDAVAAEFGLSVQQAPWGPEIEVRDPDGNRLRLGATQS
- a CDS encoding class I SAM-dependent methyltransferase → MQGANVQARGLRYDEVLGSLREAYDARAAWRDGLVKEPWKLAERQAFRDRLAPGARLLEIGAGTGQDSAYFQQEGFAVVAADLSPVMVDHCRAKGIEAHVMDFLQLNFPASSFDAVFAMNCLLHVPNHDLPAVLAAIRAVLCPGGLFFVGVYGGNESAEGPIDDDEHVPPRFFSWRTDEQLLGFATAWFDVVDFHPVDTDRGHRFQSLTLRRPDPE
- a CDS encoding DUF4190 domain-containing protein, coding for MTDQPPTQQPPPVPGPPPGYPPYPPFAYSPPVNMYAILALVFGAMVFPPLGIYFGNKAKKQIAQTGERGVELATAGLVVGWIFTAIYGLFVLVWCGFVGTMIIGSTAGS
- a CDS encoding nitroreductase/quinone reductase family protein, which translates into the protein MSVENRAKKPWLPPRWFIRLAWSVHRGLYRVFRGRVGLWRPRAGGWGTLRLTATGRRTGQQRSVIIGYVEDGPNLVSLAMNGWGEGEPAWWLNLQTHPDATVDLVDGQRLVRGHAATGDERLRLWARWREIDTNLDAYAALRSSETAVVVLEPRPGASDTLQGS
- a CDS encoding nitroreductase family deazaflavin-dependent oxidoreductase is translated as MWLYRRSGGKLGGKMFGAPVLLLTTTGRKSGRSWTVPLMYQTDGDHWVIIASNGGSARHPAWWLNLRSQPDASVQIGRQTYPVSALETAGEDRERLWQQMADMYKGYDGYARKTTRRIPVVVLQRR
- a CDS encoding DNA alkylation repair protein — encoded protein: MESAAGRGQDGLHPFWQSLPAVAVDCTVMATTADVRHELASLADPRRAEQASRFLQMIPGGYGEGDRAIGVSVPEQRRVAGRYWRDLSLTETAKLLTSSVHEERLTSLFILVRKFTKGDEEERGRIFSLILASTGRINNWDLVDSSAPYIVGPWLIDKDRSVLDRLVESTLVWDRRIAIMATLAFIKAGDFHWTLRLSERLLRDPHDLVHKAVGWMLREVGNRDRAAEEDFLARHHRAMPRVMLRYAIEKFEPQRRAEYLSGVV